One segment of Carassius auratus strain Wakin chromosome 2, ASM336829v1, whole genome shotgun sequence DNA contains the following:
- the LOC113112558 gene encoding acetyl-coenzyme A synthetase, cytoplasmic-like, giving the protein MSPVSDSTNRVISGPQEPEEKIYHPSDGLFTDAHVPDFDAYLAIYKKSTEEPEEFWADVAQEFYWKKPPSGQMLQYNFDVNKGNIYIKFMEGARTNICYNVLDRNVHERNLGEKVAYYWEGNSPTHHQTITYIQLLRSVCRCANALKLLGVKKGDRVAIYLPMIPELVYTMLACARIGAVHSIVFAGFSSESLCERIMDAQCNILVTADGVYRGDKLINLKKIASEALERCKESMDLCVQKCVVVKHHAFRTNSDASNKLQTPWDESCDIWWDDLMEGVSDECEPEWMDSEDPLFILYTSGSTGKPKGVVHTVTGYMLYTSLTFKYVFDYHHDDVYWCTADIGWITGHSYITYGPLANGATSVLFEGVPVYPHVGRLWEIIEKYGVSKFYTAPTAIRLLMKYGREPLQRFDLSSLRVLGTVGEPINPEAWLWYYDVVGQQRCPVIDTFWQTETGGHVLTPLPAATPLKPGSATCPFFGVQPAILNEHGEELEGEAEGYLVFRKPWPGIMRGVYGNQERFESTYFRKFPGFYVTGDGCRRDKDGYYWITGRIDDMLNVSGHLLSTAEVEAALTEHPSVAEAAVVSRPHAVKGECLYCFVTLKDHKEFNRTLMEELKRKVREKIGPIATPDFIQNAPGLPKTRSGKIMRRVLRQIARNEKDLGDLSTLADPKVVEVLFSQRCEAAA; this is encoded by the exons ATGTCTCCCGTTTCAGACTCCACCAACAGGGTCATTTCAGGACCTCAGGAGCCGGAGGAGAAGATTTACCATCCATCCGACGGCCTGTTCACTGATGCACATGTGCCAGACTTTGATGCATATCTTGCCATATACAAAAAGTCTACAGAGGAGCCTGAAG AGTTCTGGGCTGATGTTGCTCAAGAGTTTTACTGGAAGAAGCCTCCATCAGGCCAGATGCTGCAATATAACTTTGACGTCAACAAGGGGAACATTTACATCAAGTTCATGGAGGGAGCAAGAACCAACATCTGCTATAACGTCCTTGACCGAAACGTGCATGAGAGGAACCTGGGAGAGAAAGTGGCTTACTACTG GGAGGGGAACTCACCTACTCATCACCAGACCATCACCTACATCCAGCTGTTGAGAAGCGTGTGCCGATGTGCCAATGCACTGAAGCTGTTGG GTGTGAAGAAAGGAGACAGAGTGGCCATTTACTTACCCATGATTCCAGAGCTGGTGTATACGATGCTGGCGTGTGCAAGAATCGGGGCTGTTCACTCGATAGTG TTTGCAGGTTTCTCGTCTGAGTCTCTGTGCGAGAGGATCATGGATGCTCAGTGCAACATCCTGGTAACAGCAG ATGGTGTTTACAGAGGTGACAAGCTGATCAATCTGAAGAAGATTGCGTCTGAAGCTCTGGAGCGCTGTAAGGAGAG CATGGACTTGTGTGTTCAGAAGTGTGTGGTGGTCAAACATCATGCCTTCAGAACAAACAGTGATGCCTCCAACAAACTACAG aCCCCATGGGATGAATCATGTGACATTTGGTGGGATGATCTGATGGAGGGTGTGTCAGACGAGTGTGAGCCGGAGTGGATGGACTCAGAAGATCCTCTCTTCATACTTTACACCAGCGGCTCGACCGGAAAACCCAAG GGGGTCGTTCACACCGTCACTGGTTATATGCTCTATACATCACTGACCTTCAAATATGTTTTCGATTATCACCATGATGATGTTTACTGGTGCACTGCAGACATTGGCTGGATCACAGGCCACTCCTACATCACGTACGGCCCGCTAGCCAACGGTGCCACCAGCGTACTG TTCGAAGGGGTGCCGGTGTATCCTCATGTGGGCAGACTGTGGGAGATCATTGAGAAGTACGGAGTCTCCAAGTTCTACACTGCACCCACTGCTATAAGACTGCTGATGAAATACGGGAGAGAACCACTGCAgcg GTTTGATCTGTCCAGTTTGCGTGTGTTGGGTACAGTAGGTGAGCCTATTAACCCGGAGGCTTGGCTTTGGTATTATGATGTTGTGGGTCAGCAGCGCTGTCCGGTTATCGACACCTTCTGGCAAACAGAGAcg GGTGGCCATGTTCTGACTCCACTTCCAGCTGCTACACCACTGAAGCCTGGATCTGCC ACCTGCCCATTTTTTGGAGTCCAGCCTGCCATTCTCAATGAACACGGAGAAGAATTAGAAGGCGAGGCAGAGGGATACCTG GTTTTCCGGAAGCCTTGGCCGGGAATCATGAGGGGTGTGTACGGGAATCAGGAGCGATTCGAGAGCACCTACTTCAGAAAATTCCCAGGATTCTATGTGACAGGAGATG GCTGCAGACGGGACAAGGACGGATATTACTGGATCACCGGCCGGATCGATGACATGCTGAATGTCTCTG GTCATCTGTTGAGCACAGCAGAGGTGGAGGCGGCTCTGACCGAACACCCATCGGTGGCTGAAGCTGCGGTGGTCAGTCGGCCTCACGCAGTGAAGGGAGAGTGTCTGTACTGCTTCGTCACTCTGAAAGACCACAAAGAGTTCAACCGCACGCTGATGGAGGAACTAAAGAGAAAAG TGAGGGAGAAGATCGGACCAATCGCCACCCCAGATTTCATCCAGAACGCTCCAGGGCTTCCCAAAACACGCTCAG GTAAGATCATGCGTCGAGTTCTGCGACAGATCGCCCGCAATGAAAAAGACCTGGGTGACCTTTCGACCCTGGCTGACCCCAAGGTCGTGGAAGTGCTGTTCAGCCAAAGATGTGAGGCGGCAGCGTGA
- the LOC113112564 gene encoding NADH dehydrogenase [ubiquinone] flavoprotein 2, mitochondrial — MFFSSALRSAVSNAARHVRSLHQTSARAGAGGIFVHRDTPANNPETPFEFTPENMKRVDAIINNYPEGHRAAATIPVLDLAQRQHGWLPISAMNKVAEILGVAPMRVYEVATFYTMFLRQPVGKYHIQICTTTPCMLCDSDSILEAIQNKLGIKVGETTADQLFTLTEVECLGACVNAPMVQINDNYYEDLKPSDIEQIIDELKADRIPPPGPRSGRFSCEPAGGLTSLTEPPPGPGFGVRPDL, encoded by the exons ATGTTTTTCTCTTCAGCTCTGCGCTCTGCCGTGTCTAATGCG GCGAGACACGTCCGCAGTTTGCACCAGACTTCTGCTCGAGCTGGAGCAGGAGGAATCTTTGTG CACAGAGACACACCGGCCAACAACCCAGAGACTCCATTTGAGTTCACCCCAGAAAACATGAAG AGAGTTGATGCCATCATTAATAATTACCCAGAGGGACACAGGGCGGCTGCCACTATTCCTGTGCTGGATCTGGCTCAGAGGCAGCACGGATGGCTTCCTATTTCAGCTATGAACAAG GTGGCAGAGATCCTGGGCGTTGCTCCGATGAGGGTTTATGAAGTAGCCACTTTCTACACCATGTTCCTCCGTCAGCCGGTGGGAAAGTACCACATCCAGATCTGCACCACGACGCCCTGCATGCTCTGTGACTCCGACAGCATCCTGGAGGCCATCCAGAACAAACTGG GTATCAAAGTTGGCGAGACCACAGCAGATCAATTATTCACGCTCACAGAAGTCGAATGTCTCGGGGCTTGTGTGAACGCACCAATGGTCCAAATCAACGATAACTATTAT GAGGATCTTAAACCATCAGACATCGAGCAGATTATTGATGAGCTGAAGGCAGACAGAATTCCTCCTCCTGGACCCAG GAGTGGACGTTTTTCATGCGAGCCTGCCGGAGGTTTAACCTCTCTGACTGAACCTCCTCCTGGACCGGGCTTTGGTGTGAGGCCTGACCTGTAA